In Fastidiosipila sp., a single genomic region encodes these proteins:
- a CDS encoding SMI1/KNR4 family protein, giving the protein MDVAKTVEDMVKKLKLDKVLADLFSKDPVKAIEKTLGIKLPDDQMKAIADGVKAKLSADKAGEALGAITGLFGKNYS; this is encoded by the coding sequence ATGGATGTCGCGAAAACAGTCGAAGATATGGTAAAAAAGCTGAAGCTTGACAAAGTTTTGGCGGATCTCTTTTCGAAAGATCCTGTCAAGGCCATTGAAAAAACCCTGGGGATCAAACTCCCCGATGATCAGATGAAAGCCATTGCAGACGGCGTAAAAGCCAAACTCTCTGCGGACAAGGCAGGGGAAGCTCTGGGTGCGATTACGGGCCTGTTCGGCAAAAATTATTCTTGA
- a CDS encoding methyltransferase yields MGGAWSVEQITEAFQTIGFARVTVVSEEVTEAYARKWGHGLAIREFIQSSLIYAEKPWDSARAPFQNRDAE; encoded by the coding sequence GTGGGAGGCGCCTGGTCTGTGGAACAGATCACCGAAGCTTTCCAAACCATTGGCTTTGCCCGGGTCACTGTGGTCAGTGAAGAGGTGACTGAGGCTTATGCCCGAAAGTGGGGGCATGGCCTGGCCATCCGGGAGTTCATCCAAAGCAGCCTGATCTACGCAGAAAAGCCTTGGGACAGCGCCAGAGCGCCGTTTCAAAACCGAGACGCAGAGTGA
- a CDS encoding methyltransferase domain-containing protein, protein MNHKNKQEEIKEAILSHYEQLSAEEIRPQEDARTITESLGYRPEDLDSLPAEADLGLGCGNPHERAKPQEGECVLDLGSGRGLDCFLAAKAVGGAGCVVGVDALPSMVEKAASIARKQGFDNCHFLQGEIEAIPSESDRFDLVISNCVINLSHRKQTVYREIFRVLKPGGRVAISDITTKKALPAEWIADPHMAKT, encoded by the coding sequence ATGAACCATAAGAATAAGCAGGAAGAAATAAAAGAAGCCATCCTCAGCCATTACGAACAGCTGTCGGCCGAAGAGATCAGACCTCAGGAGGACGCCCGGACGATCACGGAATCGCTGGGCTACAGACCGGAGGATCTGGATTCGCTTCCGGCGGAAGCTGATCTTGGGCTGGGCTGCGGCAATCCGCACGAAAGAGCCAAGCCGCAGGAGGGCGAGTGTGTGCTTGACCTTGGTTCCGGTCGCGGACTTGACTGTTTCCTCGCGGCCAAAGCGGTTGGCGGGGCAGGTTGTGTCGTTGGTGTCGACGCCCTGCCCAGCATGGTCGAAAAAGCAGCATCAATCGCCAGGAAACAGGGCTTCGACAACTGTCACTTCCTGCAGGGAGAAATCGAAGCCATCCCGAGTGAATCGGATCGCTTCGATTTGGTTATCAGCAACTGTGTCATCAACTTGTCACACCGGAAACAAACCGTTTACAGGGAAATCTTCCGGGTGCTGAAGCCGGGGGGACGGGTCGCCATTTCCGATATCACAACGAAAAAAGCCCTGCCCGCCGAATGGATCGCCGACCCCCATATGGCTAAGACCTGA